The proteins below come from a single Bacteroidales bacterium genomic window:
- a CDS encoding lytic transglycosylase domain-containing protein: protein MIFKKIFLFILFLATIALFMVCFNFSTNKPDSDTDYQKAFYKNYKIFSVEIPDSIDFAGEKVETNRYDVREGIDRELLVNTYWQSQTLMLIKKAFRWFPIIEPILKKNGIPEDFKYLAVAESGLTNNMISSAGATGMWQFIKESAIKYGLEVNDYIDERYNVEKSTLAACKYIKEAYAIYKSWTMAAASYNVGIGSISKSIEFQKTNNYYDLYLNSETARYVYRIIALKLILGNPKDYGFFLRLKDLYPPIPTRTVKVDSSIKDLVSFAKNFNLNYKILKDFNLWLRKSSLENISGKTYYFTLPKEGFITYDSLQANMSDEPFLSPDSLNE, encoded by the coding sequence ATGATTTTTAAAAAAATTTTTTTATTCATTTTATTTTTAGCAACCATAGCATTATTTATGGTATGTTTTAATTTTTCTACAAATAAACCTGACAGCGATACAGATTATCAAAAAGCATTTTATAAAAACTATAAGATTTTTTCTGTTGAAATTCCCGACTCTATTGATTTTGCAGGCGAAAAAGTTGAAACCAATCGTTATGATGTCAGAGAAGGAATTGATCGTGAACTCCTGGTAAATACATACTGGCAATCACAAACATTAATGCTTATAAAAAAAGCATTCCGATGGTTTCCAATTATAGAGCCTATTTTGAAGAAAAACGGAATTCCTGAAGATTTTAAATATCTTGCTGTTGCAGAAAGCGGACTTACAAATAATATGATATCTTCTGCTGGCGCTACAGGTATGTGGCAATTCATTAAAGAAAGTGCTATCAAATATGGACTTGAAGTTAATGACTATATTGATGAACGTTATAATGTTGAGAAATCAACACTTGCTGCTTGCAAATATATTAAAGAAGCTTATGCCATTTATAAAAGCTGGACAATGGCTGCCGCATCTTATAATGTTGGAATTGGTTCTATTTCAAAATCAATTGAATTTCAAAAAACAAATAATTATTACGACCTCTATTTGAACTCGGAAACGGCCAGATACGTTTATCGAATTATTGCGTTAAAACTTATTTTAGGTAATCCTAAAGATTATGGTTTCTTTCTGAGGCTTAAAGACCTTTATCCTCCAATACCAACACGTACTGTAAAAGTGGATTCATCAATTAAAGATCTTGTCAGCTTTGCAAAAAATTTCAATTTAAACTATAAAATTCTTAAGGATTTTAATTTATGGCTTAGAAAATCGTCACTCGAAAATATCTCAGGAAAAACATATTATTTTACTTTACCAAAAGAAGGCTTTATAACATATGATTCTCTGCAGGCGAATATGAGTGATGAACCATTTTTATCACCCGATAGTCTGAACGAATAA